A single window of Priestia filamentosa DNA harbors:
- a CDS encoding metallophosphoesterase, translating to MRKFVISDIHGNYDGMMKLFQFAKFDPLKDQLVVMGDMINRGPQSGKVLSEIKQLHETYKNVYATIGNHEEMMLWYLEQKSDMWAHFGGKESAASINDVFKEEGVTQAVEWVKSLPLYIEDNQFIYAHAGMLSLKDRNKRSNLWLKKKELYTLNPQIFLARFNGKILIHGHTPTCFAICDGARLNIDLGASVMKNGRLGLIELEQKVVYSYYFGEDRVAMENIKDLAHQMN from the coding sequence ATGAGAAAATTTGTGATAAGCGATATACACGGAAATTATGATGGGATGATGAAACTATTTCAATTTGCTAAGTTTGATCCATTGAAAGATCAGCTTGTTGTGATGGGCGACATGATTAACAGAGGCCCCCAGAGTGGTAAGGTGTTAAGCGAAATCAAACAGCTTCATGAAACATATAAAAATGTTTATGCTACCATTGGCAATCATGAAGAAATGATGCTCTGGTATTTAGAGCAAAAAAGCGACATGTGGGCCCATTTCGGAGGAAAAGAGTCTGCAGCAAGCATTAATGATGTGTTCAAAGAGGAAGGTGTCACACAAGCGGTAGAATGGGTGAAGTCGTTGCCGCTTTATATTGAGGATAACCAATTTATCTATGCACATGCTGGGATGTTATCTTTAAAAGATCGAAACAAGCGCAGCAACCTTTGGCTTAAAAAGAAAGAGCTTTACACATTGAATCCTCAGATTTTTTTAGCGCGGTTTAATGGGAAAATTCTTATCCATGGTCATACACCAACATGTTTTGCCATTTGTGATGGTGCAAGGTTAAATATTGATCTTGGAGCAAGCGTTATGAAAAATGGCCGACTTGGTCTTATTGAGCTAGAGCAAAAAGTAGTCTACAGTTATTACTTCGGAGAAGATAGAGTTGCGATGGAGAACATTAAAGATCTTGCCCATCAGATGAATTGA